A genomic window from Acetobacter sp. includes:
- a CDS encoding efflux RND transporter permease subunit, with amino-acid sequence MRNVLSALQTRRWLVLGVICLTFISGCVIVRGLPVEAVPDISPRQVLVSVVAPGLATEEVERLITFPIEASMAGIPEMTDLRSVSRSGVSVVYIQFADETDINLDRARVEERIQQARGTISVPGVSVNIGPLATGLGEIMQLQIKGDGYSLMDLNRLMTWTVAPQLKLIPGVVDVNVNGGAEQTFQVALDQARLLALGVSVDDVFRAVDGNNSASGGGWIEHGEEQQIVVGRGLISSLDDFGSIPVRTNANGSAIFLRDAGRISMGPRTRLGAVTRDGQGEIVIGVIMMRMGASSDATLAAIDAALPGIRQSLPKGVTLDPYYVRSTLTDSTIRTVKENLVVGALLVISVLIVVIGDWRASLVIASVIPFALVCAMAGMRWFGISANLLSLGAIDFGMIVDSSLVVVENLMTHRARDRANGQNTPLTTLVVSAATEVLRPVSFGILVIVMVYLPILTLQDIEGKMFRPMAQTVIMALLASLLYCVVGIPVIAALVMKSSGRHEDTHLVAFLRRGYGPLLNWCENRTRTLFGTTFAIFAFSVWVGLHLGGEFIPSLDEGALTVTTTRLPGISLPEALKEVSLQERILRRFPEVTSVVSNTGTSAIPTDPMGVNETDSFIFLKPPSQWTTAHTQEGLVTAMSQVLSTELPGMEQSWSQPVQMRMDDLLSGVRTQIAVSIYGDDLATLARLGDRVASVMKTIPGAADVAPQGDGTVAFIHIDIDRRKAARLGISQQELLNVVEAVGGHLGRPVTVGNALISTQVRFDPAQAGTRDQIARLRIRRADGRGAVLLSEIAQVTVQDGPPRISRDNIRRRLIVQANVRGRDLSSFVTEAQKAVSRKVTLPPGYRIVWAGQFQNLRSAMARLGVVVPIALVLIFALLVVALNSVWLAGLVFVNLPVAATGGILALALRDLPFSVSAGIGFIALFGVAVLNGVVLITAINSLRVAGREAARAAYEAAEERFRPVMATALVASLGFIPMAVSTSAGAEVERPLATVVIGGLISSTLLTLLVLPSLYARVMKNRIS; translated from the coding sequence ATGCGTAACGTTCTCTCTGCCCTGCAAACCAGACGCTGGCTGGTCCTTGGGGTAATCTGCCTCACCTTCATTAGCGGCTGTGTCATCGTCCGGGGCCTTCCTGTGGAAGCCGTGCCTGACATTTCCCCTCGGCAGGTACTCGTTTCAGTCGTTGCACCGGGCCTCGCCACGGAAGAAGTCGAACGGCTGATCACCTTTCCAATCGAGGCCAGCATGGCGGGTATCCCGGAAATGACCGATCTCCGTTCGGTCTCCCGCTCCGGGGTCTCGGTCGTTTACATCCAGTTCGCGGATGAGACAGATATCAATCTCGATCGCGCCCGTGTGGAAGAACGGATTCAGCAGGCGAGAGGCACGATATCCGTGCCGGGGGTCAGCGTGAACATCGGGCCGCTCGCGACAGGCCTTGGTGAAATCATGCAGTTGCAGATCAAAGGCGATGGCTATTCGCTGATGGATCTGAACCGCCTGATGACGTGGACTGTCGCGCCTCAACTGAAGCTGATTCCAGGCGTCGTGGACGTGAACGTAAATGGCGGCGCCGAACAGACGTTTCAGGTCGCTCTCGATCAGGCACGTCTCCTTGCACTCGGTGTGTCGGTCGATGACGTTTTCCGGGCGGTGGACGGTAACAACTCCGCATCGGGCGGCGGCTGGATCGAGCATGGAGAGGAACAGCAGATCGTTGTCGGACGCGGCCTGATTAGCTCGCTTGATGACTTTGGGTCCATTCCCGTCCGAACCAACGCCAACGGTTCGGCAATCTTTCTGCGGGATGCCGGACGCATTTCCATGGGGCCGCGAACACGGCTTGGCGCCGTCACGCGGGATGGTCAGGGTGAAATCGTCATAGGCGTCATCATGATGCGCATGGGAGCGAGTTCCGACGCCACGTTAGCCGCCATCGACGCGGCACTTCCCGGCATTCGTCAGTCTCTTCCCAAAGGTGTGACGCTTGATCCTTATTACGTGCGTTCGACCCTGACAGACAGCACCATCAGGACCGTGAAGGAAAATCTTGTTGTTGGAGCACTCCTGGTCATCAGTGTTCTGATCGTGGTCATCGGTGACTGGCGGGCGTCTCTGGTTATTGCGTCCGTCATCCCGTTTGCACTCGTCTGTGCGATGGCAGGAATGCGATGGTTCGGCATTTCCGCCAATCTGCTCAGCCTTGGCGCCATCGACTTCGGCATGATCGTCGACAGTTCTCTGGTCGTAGTAGAAAATCTCATGACCCATCGTGCGCGTGACCGGGCTAACGGACAGAATACGCCGCTGACTACCCTCGTGGTCTCGGCGGCAACCGAAGTGCTCCGGCCCGTGAGTTTCGGCATTCTTGTCATTGTGATGGTCTATCTGCCGATCCTGACATTGCAGGATATCGAGGGCAAGATGTTCCGGCCCATGGCGCAGACGGTCATCATGGCCCTGCTGGCCTCACTGCTCTACTGTGTTGTCGGGATACCGGTGATTGCAGCTCTGGTGATGAAGTCTTCTGGTCGCCATGAAGATACCCATCTGGTTGCCTTTCTTCGTCGTGGTTACGGTCCCCTACTGAACTGGTGCGAAAACCGGACACGGACCCTGTTTGGCACGACTTTTGCGATTTTTGCTTTTTCTGTCTGGGTTGGCCTGCATCTGGGTGGCGAGTTCATCCCGTCTCTCGACGAGGGAGCCCTGACGGTGACAACGACGCGACTGCCCGGAATTTCGCTGCCTGAGGCCCTGAAGGAAGTCAGCCTCCAGGAGCGTATCCTGCGCCGCTTTCCCGAGGTCACAAGCGTGGTCAGCAATACGGGAACATCGGCGATCCCTACTGATCCGATGGGTGTTAACGAGACAGATAGTTTCATTTTTCTGAAGCCACCATCACAGTGGACCACGGCGCATACACAGGAGGGGCTCGTTACGGCGATGAGTCAGGTGCTGAGCACTGAACTGCCCGGAATGGAGCAGTCATGGAGTCAACCCGTGCAGATGCGGATGGATGATCTCCTATCCGGTGTCAGAACGCAGATTGCCGTCTCGATCTATGGCGATGATCTCGCTACGCTGGCGCGTCTGGGAGACAGGGTAGCGAGCGTCATGAAAACCATTCCCGGTGCGGCTGACGTGGCTCCACAGGGAGATGGTACCGTTGCTTTCATCCATATCGACATTGATCGTCGGAAGGCAGCGCGGCTGGGTATTTCCCAGCAAGAGCTTCTGAACGTGGTTGAAGCAGTCGGTGGTCATCTTGGACGGCCCGTCACAGTCGGCAACGCCCTGATCAGCACGCAGGTCCGTTTTGATCCTGCCCAGGCAGGCACACGCGACCAGATCGCCCGTCTGAGGATACGTCGCGCCGATGGGCGGGGTGCGGTCCTGCTTTCAGAGATCGCACAGGTTACGGTACAGGACGGCCCTCCTCGTATTAGCCGGGATAATATCCGCCGCCGCCTGATCGTGCAGGCCAATGTGCGCGGACGTGACCTCAGTTCCTTTGTCACCGAAGCACAGAAGGCCGTCAGCAGAAAAGTCACCCTGCCTCCGGGTTATCGCATCGTGTGGGCGGGGCAGTTCCAGAATCTGCGCTCGGCCATGGCCCGTCTGGGAGTTGTCGTGCCGATTGCGCTGGTATTAATTTTTGCCCTGCTTGTCGTTGCGCTGAATTCCGTCTGGTTGGCGGGGCTTGTTTTCGTCAACCTGCCCGTTGCTGCGACAGGTGGCATTCTGGCTCTCGCTCTGCGTGACCTGCCATTCAGCGTCTCGGCCGGGATCGGATTTATCGCCCTGTTCGGTGTGGCTGTGCTGAACGGCGTGGTACTCATCACCGCCATAAATTCCCTGCGTGTAGCAGGCCGGGAAGCTGCACGTGCCGCGTATGAAGCTGCAGAAGAACGTTTCCGTCCAGTCATGGCGACGGCTCTGGTTGCCAGTCTGGGTTTTATCCCCATGGCGGTCTCAACCAGTGCCGGCGCCGAGGTCGAGCGCCCACTGGCCACGGTCGTCATCGGTGGTCTGATCTCCTCAACACTTCTGACGCTTCTTGTGCTGCCCTCCCTGTACGCGCGTGTTATGAAAAATCGTATCTC